Proteins found in one Terribacillus sp. DMT04 genomic segment:
- a CDS encoding aldo/keto reductase encodes MKMITLPDGTKLPAIGQGTWYMGDEDAKRHDEIQALRTGIDQNLQVIDTAEMYGDGKSERLVQEAIANRREKVFLISKVLPTNASFDDVLAACDRSLDRLGTDYLDLYLLHWRGSIPLQETVAAFEELKRQGKIKRWGVSNFDTDDMKELWEVENGRNCAVNQVLYNLTVRGIEYDLMPWLHDKGVPVMAYCPLAQGDREEILQNDVVRELAGMYDVSVSQIALAWTIQSGQVLSIPKAGQAAHVMENAKAADIILTKEDMQKLNKEFPPPTSKVPLEVV; translated from the coding sequence ATGAAGATGATTACACTACCCGATGGAACAAAGTTGCCAGCAATTGGACAAGGCACTTGGTATATGGGGGATGAGGATGCCAAGCGGCATGACGAGATTCAAGCATTGCGTACTGGCATTGACCAGAACCTTCAGGTTATAGATACAGCCGAAATGTACGGAGACGGGAAATCAGAACGACTAGTGCAAGAGGCGATAGCTAACCGGAGAGAGAAGGTATTTCTCATCTCAAAAGTATTGCCAACGAATGCAAGTTTTGATGATGTATTGGCGGCTTGTGATCGTTCTTTAGATAGACTAGGTACGGACTATTTGGACTTATATTTGCTGCATTGGCGCGGCAGTATACCACTTCAAGAAACTGTTGCTGCTTTCGAAGAATTGAAGCGGCAAGGGAAGATAAAGCGGTGGGGTGTTTCAAATTTTGATACAGATGATATGAAAGAATTGTGGGAGGTAGAGAACGGGCGTAACTGTGCTGTTAATCAAGTACTCTACAACCTTACCGTGCGTGGCATTGAGTATGATTTAATGCCGTGGCTGCATGACAAAGGTGTTCCCGTTATGGCATATTGCCCATTAGCTCAAGGTGACAGGGAAGAAATTCTGCAGAACGATGTGGTTCGTGAACTAGCTGGGATGTATGATGTGTCAGTTTCTCAGATTGCACTTGCTTGGACAATTCAGTCGGGTCAAGTATTGAGCATTCCGAAAGCCGGACAGGCAGCTCATGTGATGGAAAATGCTAAAGCGGCAGATATAATCTTAACGAAGGAAGATATGCAGAAATTAAACAAGGAATTCCCGCCGCCGACGTCGAAAGTACCGTTGGAGGTAGTGTGA
- a CDS encoding aldo/keto reductase — protein sequence MNHVTLNNDLKMPQLGFGVWQVGDEEATAAVAKALEVGYTSIDTAMIYKNEAGVGKAIKEANVNREDLFITTKVWNSDQGYDNTIAAFEASLERLGLDYVDLYLIHWPTPEYDEYVDTFKAMEKLYKDGRVKAIGVCNFEIEHLERLMKETEIKPVLNQVECHPYLAQNDLKDFCKKHDIFVEAWSPLDQGGDVLKDEVVTNIADKLGKTAAQVVLRWHLQNDTIVIPKSVTPSRIKENFEVFDFELSAEDMDAINKLDAGRRKGPNPNEMNKR from the coding sequence ATGAACCACGTAACTTTGAATAATGACTTGAAAATGCCACAGCTTGGTTTTGGAGTATGGCAAGTTGGAGATGAAGAAGCAACTGCAGCAGTAGCAAAAGCGCTTGAGGTCGGTTATACAAGTATCGATACTGCAATGATCTATAAAAATGAAGCAGGCGTCGGCAAAGCAATTAAAGAAGCAAATGTGAACAGAGAAGACCTCTTTATCACAACAAAAGTATGGAATTCCGATCAAGGGTATGACAACACGATTGCTGCTTTTGAAGCAAGCCTGGAGCGCCTTGGTTTGGATTATGTGGATCTTTATCTTATCCACTGGCCAACACCAGAATATGATGAGTATGTGGATACGTTCAAAGCGATGGAGAAGCTGTATAAAGACGGCCGCGTGAAAGCAATTGGCGTATGTAACTTCGAAATCGAGCATCTTGAACGTCTAATGAAAGAAACAGAAATCAAACCAGTGCTGAACCAAGTAGAATGCCACCCATACTTGGCACAAAACGATCTAAAAGACTTCTGTAAGAAGCATGATATCTTTGTGGAAGCTTGGAGCCCGCTTGATCAAGGCGGCGACGTACTAAAAGATGAAGTTGTAACAAACATTGCAGATAAGCTTGGCAAAACAGCTGCACAAGTTGTCTTGCGCTGGCATCTTCAGAATGACACAATTGTTATTCCAAAATCTGTTACACCATCCCGTATCAAAGAAAACTTCGAAGTATTCGACTTTGAGCTTTCTGCTGAAGATATGGATGCAATCAACAAATTGGATGCAGGACGCCGCAAGGGTCCAAATCCAAATGAAATGAATAAGCGATAA
- a CDS encoding DMT family transporter — translation MEKKGHVLNFISILMMAIGPLLAKFGVLEISPAKAAIINVLVIIAASYLFGLMQRKKVTFYKDKAMIVLGVLNSLGVILMYISTNLLSPVEIGFIGRFYTVFAILLSLLLLKERLSKNETIFILFAMVGIFLFIDTGNVYGASLIGSVCALLQTFCFALSNVFIKRATAADKDSNSILFTNNCIALIFVTIYAISTGQLFEGGYPVSGIGLIALSSLLTGFVGTLFLYEALKYLRFSIANTVRAFSPILLAAISFPFFPVEITWQKVTGAVIVLFSILLLTKRKKQGSVSRKAG, via the coding sequence ATGGAGAAAAAAGGTCACGTCCTTAATTTTATTTCGATTCTCATGATGGCTATTGGGCCTCTACTCGCTAAGTTTGGTGTGCTGGAAATCAGTCCGGCTAAGGCTGCTATCATTAATGTATTGGTGATTATTGCTGCAAGTTATCTGTTTGGATTAATGCAGAGGAAAAAAGTGACGTTTTACAAAGATAAAGCGATGATCGTTTTAGGTGTGCTTAACTCACTCGGAGTCATTCTAATGTATATTAGTACCAATTTGTTATCACCGGTAGAGATTGGCTTTATTGGACGTTTTTACACGGTGTTTGCTATTCTGCTGTCTTTACTGCTTCTAAAAGAGCGGTTATCCAAGAATGAGACGATCTTTATTCTATTTGCGATGGTAGGCATTTTTCTATTTATTGATACCGGCAATGTGTATGGTGCTAGTTTAATAGGAAGCGTGTGCGCCTTGCTTCAGACATTCTGTTTTGCGCTTTCAAATGTGTTCATAAAGAGAGCGACAGCTGCAGATAAAGATTCGAATTCCATTCTTTTTACGAATAACTGCATTGCGTTGATCTTTGTTACCATTTATGCGATTAGTACAGGCCAGCTGTTCGAAGGAGGATACCCTGTCTCAGGTATTGGATTGATTGCCTTGTCGTCCTTATTGACGGGATTTGTGGGAACGCTATTTCTATATGAAGCACTAAAATATTTGCGGTTCTCGATTGCCAATACAGTTCGTGCATTCAGTCCGATTCTGCTCGCTGCTATATCTTTTCCTTTCTTTCCGGTCGAGATAACGTGGCAAAAAGTTACTGGTGCCGTTATTGTGCTGTTTTCGATCTTGCTGCTAACCAAGCGAAAGAAGCAGGGCAGTGTAAGCAGAAAGGCAGGATAG
- the eis gene encoding enhanced intracellular survival protein Eis, with translation MQTERLGKQDLEEAVQMSEYAFRYRIPEEKRDARLEQLEQHQQLYGIKENGKLAAKLQLLPLAIRLGKQTVPMGGIAGVTTYPEYRRNGYIKQILTDTLYHIREQGMPVSMLHPFYVDFYRRFGYEIFTDRTIYTLKKKDLVRLAPVDGTIERVKKDGHGQEMEEVYAAYASLYSGMLERQDYWWAQRVYREHDFIALYRDTKGKAQGYIIYEISTPDKLDISEFVALTADARAGLWNFIAQHDSMFEEVKLDLSPHDPLIFMLPDPQIEVKHYPYFMARIVDIPAFFEKMEWLKDPQNITLHVKDPVIRENNETYTFQDGKATVSAADNGIELSINLLSTIMFGYKRPLVLWQAGLLKGPEEMVQNLEDSIPKRVPYIYDFF, from the coding sequence TTGCAGACAGAACGCTTGGGAAAACAGGATTTGGAGGAAGCGGTTCAAATGTCAGAATACGCTTTTCGGTACCGAATCCCTGAGGAGAAAAGGGACGCTCGACTTGAGCAGCTGGAACAGCACCAGCAGCTTTATGGAATCAAGGAGAATGGAAAGCTCGCCGCAAAGCTGCAGCTGCTGCCGCTTGCGATTAGACTCGGTAAGCAGACAGTTCCAATGGGCGGAATTGCCGGAGTCACAACATATCCGGAATACCGTCGGAATGGGTATATCAAGCAAATACTAACGGATACACTTTACCACATTCGCGAGCAAGGTATGCCCGTTTCCATGCTGCACCCGTTCTATGTAGACTTCTATCGCCGCTTTGGATATGAAATATTCACGGATCGTACCATATATACATTGAAGAAGAAGGATCTTGTAAGGTTGGCACCAGTTGACGGAACGATCGAGCGAGTGAAAAAGGACGGGCACGGACAGGAAATGGAAGAAGTTTATGCTGCTTATGCGTCTCTTTACAGCGGAATGCTTGAACGACAGGATTACTGGTGGGCACAGCGTGTTTATCGGGAACATGATTTTATTGCACTTTACCGTGATACAAAAGGAAAAGCACAAGGGTATATCATTTACGAGATCAGCACACCGGACAAACTGGATATCTCGGAATTCGTTGCTCTGACTGCTGACGCAAGAGCAGGATTGTGGAATTTCATTGCGCAGCATGATTCTATGTTTGAGGAAGTAAAACTGGATCTTTCACCGCATGATCCGCTCATTTTTATGCTGCCCGACCCGCAGATTGAGGTAAAGCATTATCCATACTTTATGGCCCGAATTGTAGACATACCAGCTTTCTTTGAGAAAATGGAGTGGTTAAAGGATCCTCAAAATATTACGTTGCACGTGAAAGATCCCGTTATCCGCGAGAATAACGAAACGTATACGTTCCAGGACGGCAAAGCTACTGTTTCAGCTGCTGATAATGGAATTGAGCTATCTATTAATTTGCTATCTACCATTATGTTCGGATATAAACGTCCGCTTGTACTTTGGCAGGCAGGCTTACTGAAGGGCCCTGAAGAGATGGTCCAAAACTTGGAGGACAGCATCCCGAAACGTGTTCCTTACATCTACGATTTCTTCTAA
- a CDS encoding NUDIX domain-containing protein, with amino-acid sequence MKKREFHRLSRAVIRQGDSILLAKAEGWHNSFLPGGHVEIGEGAEAALLRELQEELGVKGNITGFIGDFEHSWQHADTDHFELTHVFEVVLEDKEIKSQEPHLQFFWAKPEEFKQLDLQPYPLIEVLRHIQPPVSVWQSTLKTN; translated from the coding sequence ATGAAAAAGAGAGAATTCCATCGCCTTTCTCGGGCAGTCATTCGTCAAGGAGACAGCATCTTACTTGCCAAGGCAGAAGGCTGGCATAACAGCTTTTTACCAGGCGGCCATGTGGAAATAGGTGAGGGAGCAGAGGCGGCTTTGCTGCGAGAATTACAGGAAGAGCTTGGTGTGAAGGGAAATATCACAGGCTTTATCGGTGATTTTGAGCATAGCTGGCAGCACGCAGACACCGATCATTTTGAATTGACGCATGTGTTTGAAGTTGTACTTGAAGACAAGGAAATTAAGAGCCAAGAGCCGCATTTACAATTCTTTTGGGCAAAACCAGAGGAATTTAAACAACTCGATTTGCAGCCTTATCCTTTAATAGAAGTGTTGCGTCACATACAGCCACCTGTATCGGTGTGGCAGAGTACATTGAAGACAAACTGA
- a CDS encoding MerR family transcriptional regulator: MTYTVQKLAALAGVSKRTLRYYDQIGLLKPAELNASGYRIYTEKEVDLLQQILFYSALGVDLHTIRSIIYSPEFDRKQALEEHRKQLVAKQQQIDLLLGNVEKSIQMIERKEHMSDQEKFAGFKEEKLAENEVMYGEEVRETHGEEAAYAANQKFRDITAEQYKDMQKTEQQLFLKIKEAMQTGNPAGTEALQAAELHHKWLAFTWPSYSKEAHAGLAEMYVQDERFTAYYENHIQKGAAQFLRDSIQHYTRG; the protein is encoded by the coding sequence ATGACATACACCGTTCAAAAGCTGGCTGCGCTTGCTGGTGTAAGTAAGCGTACACTCCGTTATTATGATCAAATTGGCTTGCTCAAACCAGCAGAACTTAATGCGAGCGGGTATCGCATTTATACGGAGAAAGAGGTGGATCTGCTGCAGCAAATTCTCTTTTATAGCGCATTGGGAGTGGATCTTCATACAATAAGGTCGATTATCTATTCTCCGGAGTTCGACAGGAAGCAAGCTTTGGAAGAACATCGAAAACAGTTGGTAGCAAAACAGCAGCAGATCGATTTACTCCTCGGTAACGTAGAGAAAAGTATTCAAATGATAGAAAGGAAGGAACATATGTCAGATCAAGAGAAATTCGCAGGCTTTAAGGAAGAAAAGCTTGCGGAAAATGAAGTGATGTATGGGGAGGAAGTTAGAGAAACACATGGGGAAGAAGCTGCATACGCAGCTAACCAAAAATTCCGCGATATAACGGCAGAGCAGTATAAAGATATGCAGAAAACCGAACAGCAGTTATTTCTCAAGATAAAAGAAGCAATGCAGACGGGAAATCCGGCCGGAACGGAAGCGCTGCAAGCAGCAGAGCTGCATCATAAATGGCTTGCCTTTACTTGGCCTTCTTACTCAAAAGAAGCACATGCCGGATTAGCTGAGATGTATGTCCAGGATGAGCGGTTCACTGCTTACTATGAGAACCATATTCAAAAAGGTGCTGCCCAATTCTTGCGAGACAGCATTCAACACTACACAAGAGGCTGA
- a CDS encoding DUF3219 family protein, whose protein sequence is MNRKVIVNGMELDTFDYTREVASKDGNVQQEIRFKFHVTSEAYHDVAVLLYKNDFHVEIPEDGIEFEAIIKQYSTSITNLYEADQVGEYVLVLQEKAIAGR, encoded by the coding sequence ATGAACCGAAAAGTAATTGTAAACGGCATGGAGCTGGATACGTTTGATTATACGCGTGAAGTGGCTTCGAAGGATGGGAACGTCCAGCAGGAGATTCGTTTTAAGTTTCACGTGACAAGTGAAGCGTATCATGACGTTGCTGTGCTTTTGTACAAAAATGATTTTCACGTGGAAATACCAGAAGATGGGATTGAATTTGAAGCAATAATTAAGCAGTACAGTACTAGCATTACGAATTTATATGAAGCGGACCAAGTTGGTGAATATGTGTTAGTGCTGCAAGAGAAAGCAATAGCTGGGCGATGA
- a CDS encoding YolD-like family protein, which produces MILKALKENGDMTISYYENGMLQTFTGRYHDLNLFDQTLCLVNKEKKQMTIHIAGIQQIH; this is translated from the coding sequence TTGATCTTAAAAGCGTTAAAAGAAAATGGAGATATGACGATCTCCTACTATGAGAACGGCATGCTCCAAACGTTTACTGGAAGATATCATGATCTGAATCTCTTTGACCAAACGCTTTGTCTGGTAAATAAGGAGAAGAAACAAATGACAATTCATATCGCAGGTATCCAGCAAATACATTAA
- a CDS encoding nicotinate phosphoribosyltransferase, which translates to MSSQYPDDGLSLHTDLYQINMAETYWNDGIHEKKAVFEVSFRKLPFGNGFAVFAGLERVIEYLQQFRFTESDLLYLKEELGYGGDFLAYLKDLRFTGTVYSVVEGELVFSNEPLMRIEAPLAEAQLVETAILNIVNYQTLIATKASRIKQLLGEEIALEMGSRRAHELDAAVWGTRAAYIGGFEATSNVRAGKKFGIPVAGTLAHSLIQAYRDEYIAFTKYAERHKNCTFLVDTYDTLRSGIPNAIRVAKEQGDKINFTAIRLDSGDLAYLSKKARQALDEAGFTDTKISASNDLDEETILSLKAQGAKIDIWGIGTKLITAYDQPALGAVYKMVSIEDNGVMQDTIKISGNPEKVSTPGLKKVYRIINRINKKSEGDYIAMEDENPQEEDHLKMFHPVHTYVSKFVTDYDAVNLQQTIFRDGQLVYELPKIEDIQTYAKANLSLLWDEYKRPKSPEEYPVDLSQKCWDNKMENIQKVKEHVKSLNQTI; encoded by the coding sequence ATGAGTTCGCAATATCCAGATGATGGACTGAGTTTACATACAGATCTGTATCAAATTAATATGGCGGAGACTTATTGGAATGATGGGATACACGAAAAAAAGGCGGTTTTCGAGGTCTCGTTCCGGAAACTGCCATTTGGCAATGGCTTTGCAGTATTTGCAGGGCTGGAGCGTGTGATAGAGTACTTGCAGCAGTTCCGGTTTACGGAAAGTGATTTACTTTATCTAAAGGAAGAGCTGGGATACGGGGGCGATTTCCTAGCTTATCTGAAAGATTTACGCTTTACTGGAACAGTATATTCTGTTGTAGAAGGTGAGCTTGTGTTCAGCAATGAACCGCTTATGCGCATTGAAGCACCATTAGCAGAAGCGCAGCTTGTTGAAACGGCAATTTTGAATATCGTTAATTACCAGACGCTAATTGCAACGAAGGCATCTCGAATCAAGCAGCTGCTCGGAGAAGAGATCGCGCTTGAAATGGGAAGCCGCCGGGCGCATGAACTGGATGCAGCAGTATGGGGAACAAGAGCTGCCTACATTGGCGGATTTGAGGCAACCTCGAATGTGCGTGCTGGCAAGAAATTTGGTATACCGGTAGCCGGCACACTCGCACATTCTTTAATACAAGCATATCGCGATGAGTATATAGCTTTTACAAAGTATGCGGAGCGGCATAAGAATTGTACATTCCTTGTCGACACATACGATACACTTCGCTCTGGAATTCCGAATGCAATCCGCGTTGCAAAGGAACAGGGGGACAAAATTAACTTTACTGCCATCAGACTTGATAGCGGCGACCTTGCTTATTTGTCCAAGAAAGCAAGACAAGCGTTGGATGAGGCTGGATTTACCGATACAAAGATTTCTGCATCCAATGACTTAGATGAGGAAACAATTCTAAGCCTGAAAGCGCAAGGTGCAAAAATAGATATTTGGGGCATTGGCACAAAGCTGATTACAGCGTACGATCAGCCAGCACTAGGCGCGGTGTACAAGATGGTGAGCATTGAGGATAACGGTGTCATGCAGGATACAATCAAAATCAGCGGCAATCCGGAGAAAGTATCTACTCCCGGCTTGAAAAAGGTCTACCGAATTATCAATCGGATCAATAAGAAATCCGAGGGCGATTATATTGCCATGGAGGATGAGAATCCGCAGGAGGAAGATCATCTTAAGATGTTCCATCCTGTTCATACGTACGTGAGCAAGTTTGTAACAGATTATGATGCAGTGAACTTGCAGCAAACGATTTTCCGGGATGGCCAGCTTGTGTATGAGCTGCCGAAGATTGAAGATATCCAGACATATGCGAAAGCTAATTTGTCGCTTTTGTGGGATGAATACAAGCGTCCAAAATCGCCAGAGGAATATCCAGTAGACCTCAGCCAGAAATGCTGGGACAACAAGATGGAGAATATCCAAAAAGTAAAAGAGCATGTGAAATCGTTAAATCAAACGATTTGA
- a CDS encoding HU family DNA-binding protein: MNKAELVEAVAQQAELSKKEASKAVDALLETISETLANDEKVQLVGFGTFEVRERAARTGRNPQTGEEITIPASKAPAFKAGKDFKEAVK; the protein is encoded by the coding sequence ATGAACAAAGCAGAATTAGTAGAAGCAGTAGCACAACAAGCAGAATTATCTAAAAAAGAAGCAAGCAAAGCAGTAGACGCACTACTGGAAACAATCTCTGAAACACTTGCTAACGATGAGAAAGTACAGCTAGTCGGCTTCGGAACTTTCGAAGTGAGAGAGCGTGCTGCACGTACTGGCCGTAACCCGCAGACTGGTGAAGAAATCACAATCCCTGCATCTAAAGCGCCAGCTTTCAAAGCAGGTAAAGACTTCAAAGAAGCTGTAAAATAA
- a CDS encoding protein kinase family protein, protein MIDFKQIAEQIQMTGPDFMPNLKAYPPVLELIGTGRSAFAFRILESSLVIKVFFPAFQHIADEEAAIYQTLAASYYFPDLHDAGQNYLVMDYIPGHTLYDCLRKGISIKDNHIVAIEHALRFAAAQGLNPSDIHLRNIIITPTGDVRLIDPARFRQQKQCTQWKDLHIAYEKLYKKKMFPKKIPSFVLELIAYLYKKQKSFTFQAPPNKAIR, encoded by the coding sequence GACAGGGCCTGATTTCATGCCAAACCTGAAAGCATATCCACCTGTCCTTGAATTAATCGGGACCGGACGGAGCGCATTTGCATTTCGAATCTTGGAATCATCACTTGTAATTAAGGTATTCTTTCCAGCCTTCCAGCATATTGCAGACGAGGAAGCAGCAATCTACCAAACGTTAGCCGCAAGTTACTACTTCCCTGATCTGCACGACGCTGGTCAAAACTATTTAGTCATGGACTATATTCCCGGTCACACATTGTATGATTGCCTGCGTAAAGGTATATCAATCAAAGATAACCATATTGTGGCAATTGAGCATGCCTTGCGCTTTGCTGCTGCACAAGGATTGAATCCTTCAGACATACATCTGCGCAATATTATAATCACACCAACGGGAGACGTCCGACTGATTGATCCAGCTCGATTCCGGCAGCAGAAACAATGTACACAGTGGAAAGACTTGCACATTGCGTATGAAAAACTATACAAGAAAAAGATGTTCCCAAAGAAGATACCTAGCTTTGTCTTAGAACTGATAGCCTATTTGTACAAGAAACAAAAATCCTTCACATTTCAAGCACCGCCTAATAAAGCCATTCGATAA